In one Sulfuricella sp. genomic region, the following are encoded:
- the yihA gene encoding ribosome biogenesis GTP-binding protein YihA/YsxC has protein sequence MALLQHAQFHISANDLRDLPPPFGREVAFAGRSNSGKSSAINTLSNRNRLAFVSKTPGRTQLINFFSLGEDRYLVDLPGYGYAKVPEKIRLHWRSVLSAYLQTRSSLCGLVLIMDARRPLTDLDRQMLEWFQPTGKPVHVLLTKSDKLTRQLATATLRAVEKDLQEIYPGATVQLFSSPKHQGMEEAERVIGKWLMPAEDALT, from the coding sequence ATGGCTTTACTTCAGCACGCACAGTTCCATATTTCCGCCAATGATTTGCGCGATCTGCCCCCGCCGTTCGGGCGCGAGGTGGCTTTTGCCGGCCGCTCCAATTCGGGCAAATCGAGTGCAATCAACACCCTGTCCAACCGGAACCGGCTTGCTTTCGTCAGCAAAACACCTGGCCGCACCCAGCTGATCAATTTCTTCAGCCTGGGGGAGGACCGCTACCTGGTGGACCTGCCGGGTTATGGTTACGCCAAGGTGCCTGAAAAAATACGCCTGCACTGGCGTTCGGTGCTGAGCGCCTATTTGCAAACCCGGTCTTCGTTGTGTGGTCTGGTGCTCATCATGGATGCGCGCCGCCCCTTGACAGACCTGGACCGGCAGATGCTGGAGTGGTTCCAGCCTACCGGAAAGCCGGTCCATGTGCTGCTGACCAAATCGGACAAATTGACCCGCCAGCTGGCGACCGCCACGTTGCGCGCGGTGGAGAAGGATTTGCAGGAAATTTACCCGGGCGCGACCGTTCAGTTGTTTTCCAGCCCCAAGCATCAGGGTATGGAAGAGGCGGAGCGGGTAATTGGCAAGTGGCTGATGCCTGCCGAGGATGCCCTGACGTAA
- the rpe gene encoding ribulose-phosphate 3-epimerase, with amino-acid sequence MPQYRIAPSILSANFANLGQDVDNVLASGADIVHFDVMDNHYVPNLTIGPLVCEALRKHGVTAPIDVHLMVKPVDRIIPDFAKAGATYITFHPEASEHVDRTIGLIKENGCKAGLVFNPATPLDVLEYTLDKLDMVLLMSVNPGFGGQKFIPYVLDKARKVRQMIDARGLDISLEIDGGVGPGNILEVARAGVDTFVAGSAVFGAAKDSDPHRFDSIIAAMRAELAKV; translated from the coding sequence ATGCCTCAATATCGTATCGCGCCCAGCATCCTCTCGGCCAACTTTGCCAATCTCGGCCAGGACGTGGACAACGTGCTCGCCTCCGGCGCGGACATCGTTCACTTCGACGTGATGGACAACCATTACGTGCCCAACCTGACCATCGGACCGCTGGTATGCGAAGCCCTGCGCAAGCACGGTGTGACCGCGCCGATCGACGTGCACCTGATGGTCAAGCCGGTGGACCGCATCATCCCTGACTTCGCCAAGGCTGGCGCCACCTACATCACTTTCCATCCAGAAGCTTCAGAGCATGTCGACCGCACCATCGGCCTGATCAAGGAAAATGGCTGCAAGGCCGGTCTGGTATTCAATCCGGCCACGCCGCTGGATGTGCTGGAATACACCCTGGACAAGCTCGACATGGTGCTGCTGATGTCGGTCAACCCCGGTTTTGGCGGCCAGAAATTCATTCCCTATGTGCTCGACAAGGCCCGCAAGGTCCGTCAGATGATCGATGCGCGCGGCCTGGACATCAGCCTGGAAATTGACGGCGGCGTGGGTCCCGGCAACATTCTGGAAGTGGCCCGCGCCGGGGTGGACACCTTTGTCGCCGGTTCTGCCGTATTCGGTGCCGCCAAGGACAGCGACCCACACCGCTTTGACTCCATCATTGCCGCGATGCGTGCCGAACTGGCCAAGGTTTAA
- a CDS encoding c-type cytochrome — translation MKQTMAMMAIAGVMAASSALAETAAKGDPAKAQQIATTVCVACHNADGNSTAPANPKLAGQHPEYLTKQLTDFKSGERKSAIMAGMVAALSPEDMKNLGAYFGQNKVTPGSAQNKDLIALGQKIYKGGNQASGVPACASCHGPNGAGIPVQFPSLHGQHGEYTLAELKKFRSGERANDAAKMMRVIVSKMTDQEMAAVAEYISGLN, via the coding sequence ATGAAACAAACCATGGCGATGATGGCGATTGCGGGTGTAATGGCCGCATCTTCAGCGCTGGCGGAAACTGCCGCCAAGGGCGATCCTGCCAAGGCTCAACAGATCGCGACGACGGTTTGCGTTGCCTGTCACAATGCTGACGGCAATAGCACTGCACCTGCCAACCCAAAACTGGCCGGCCAGCATCCCGAATACCTCACCAAGCAACTGACCGACTTCAAATCCGGTGAGCGCAAAAGCGCCATCATGGCTGGCATGGTCGCCGCCCTGTCGCCGGAAGACATGAAAAACCTGGGCGCCTACTTCGGCCAGAATAAGGTCACTCCCGGCAGTGCCCAGAACAAGGATCTGATCGCCCTGGGCCAGAAAATCTACAAGGGTGGCAACCAGGCCAGCGGCGTACCCGCCTGCGCTTCCTGCCACGGCCCGAACGGTGCCGGCATTCCGGTTCAGTTCCCCTCGCTCCACGGCCAGCATGGCGAATACACTTTGGCCGAGCTGAAGAAATTCCGTAGCGGCGAGCGCGCCAACGATGCCGCAAAAATGATGCGCGTCATCGTCTCCAAGATGACGGATCAGGAAATGGCTGCCGTGGCGGAATACATCTCCGGCCTGAACTAA